The following are from one region of the Microbacterium sp. BK668 genome:
- the rsmD gene encoding 16S rRNA (guanine(966)-N(2))-methyltransferase RsmD, protein MTRIIAGRAGGTSLDVPDRGTRPTSDRVRESLFGALESADALRGTRVIDLYAGSGALGLEAASRGAASVDLVERGAPAAAVVQRNAARVQKALGREAAIRVHRASVATYLARAAGPYDLAFLDPPYDLSDADLSSALAALRPLLSDEALVVVERARRSPAPDWHAAGLEGVRDRAYGDTTMWWGQPRPESQSR, encoded by the coding sequence GTGACCCGCATCATCGCCGGCCGCGCCGGGGGAACGTCGCTCGACGTTCCCGACCGCGGGACGCGTCCCACGAGCGACCGCGTGCGGGAGTCGCTCTTCGGCGCCCTCGAGTCCGCCGACGCGCTGCGAGGTACCCGCGTGATCGACCTCTACGCCGGGTCGGGCGCTCTCGGGCTGGAGGCCGCCAGTCGCGGCGCGGCATCCGTCGATCTCGTCGAGAGGGGCGCCCCGGCCGCGGCAGTCGTGCAGCGGAACGCGGCGCGGGTCCAGAAGGCGCTCGGACGCGAGGCGGCGATCCGTGTGCACCGGGCGTCGGTCGCCACGTACCTCGCGCGCGCCGCCGGGCCCTACGACCTCGCCTTCCTCGACCCGCCTTACGACCTCTCGGACGCCGACCTGTCCTCGGCGCTTGCAGCCCTGCGTCCGCTGCTCTCGGACGAGGCGCTCGTCGTCGTCGAGCGCGCGCGACGGTCGCCGGCCCCCGACTGGCACGCGGCGGGACTCGAGGGCGTGCGCGACCGGGCATACGGCGACACCACGATGTGGTGGGGTCAGCCGCGCCCGGAGTCCCAGTCGCGGTAG
- the thiL gene encoding thiamine-phosphate kinase, whose amino-acid sequence MTEPPDDPRVGDLSEGGILRRILDRLGPSTALVGPGDDAAVLAAPDGRVVATTDTLVHGPDFRLAWSSAFDLGWKAAAVNLADIAAMGGRPMALLVALAIPDDTRVSFVTGLAEGLRAACDALAPGCAVEGGDLTVSDTLTIAVTALGTLDGRAPVLRSGARAGDVVAIAGELGRAARGLGLLFTRFTDPSGAPRPVDAGALSPEDAADLAAQLRPTPPVALGPVAADAGATALMDVSDGLVLDATRLAEASGVTIVLDPAAVGGEPALSGGEDHGLLATFPSGAALPRGFRRIGRASPRGRAPVLIGEELPGARTGWDPYRDWDSGRG is encoded by the coding sequence CACGGCTCTCGTCGGCCCCGGTGACGATGCCGCCGTGCTCGCCGCCCCGGACGGGCGCGTGGTCGCGACCACCGACACGCTCGTGCACGGCCCCGACTTCCGTCTGGCCTGGTCGTCGGCCTTCGACCTCGGCTGGAAGGCGGCCGCCGTCAACCTCGCCGACATCGCCGCGATGGGTGGCCGCCCCATGGCGCTGCTCGTCGCCCTCGCCATACCGGACGACACCCGGGTCTCCTTCGTCACCGGGCTCGCCGAGGGCCTGCGCGCCGCCTGCGACGCGCTCGCCCCCGGGTGCGCGGTCGAGGGCGGCGATCTGACGGTGTCCGACACCCTGACGATCGCGGTGACGGCGCTCGGCACGCTCGACGGCCGCGCGCCCGTGCTGCGCTCGGGAGCACGCGCGGGCGACGTCGTGGCGATAGCCGGTGAGCTGGGGCGGGCGGCGCGGGGCCTCGGGCTCCTGTTCACGCGGTTCACGGATCCCTCGGGCGCGCCGCGCCCCGTCGATGCCGGCGCCCTGTCGCCCGAGGACGCCGCCGACCTCGCCGCCCAGCTCCGGCCGACTCCTCCCGTGGCGCTCGGGCCGGTCGCCGCCGACGCCGGGGCGACGGCGCTCATGGACGTGTCGGACGGCCTCGTGCTTGACGCGACGCGGCTGGCCGAGGCATCCGGCGTGACCATCGTCCTGGATCCCGCAGCCGTAGGCGGCGAGCCTGCGCTCAGCGGCGGCGAGGATCACGGACTTCTCGCGACGTTCCCGTCCGGGGCCGCCCTTCCGCGGGGATTCCGCCGCATCGGCCGCGCCTCGCCGCGCGGGCGCGCGCCGGTGCTGATCGGCGAGGAGCTGCCGGGGGCGCGCACGGGGTGGGACCCCTACCGCGACTGGGACTCCGGGCGCGGCTGA
- a CDS encoding ATP-dependent DNA helicase RecG: MPGLSLDSRLDGAVGGKTAKALERAFGMRTVGDLVAHYPRRYARRGELTPISSLPVGEAVTIVAEVRRANERRMQYRKGSILEVVISDGHGDLSLTFFNQSWRIKDLHPGRRGIFAGKVGEYRGAKQLAHPDYELFEDEDTARMNAQAYAHLPIPIYPATSAVASWQFKKIIDLVLDGLGPIPDPLPGGLRDRHGLLDARTAIERIHRPDFEDQIEQARETLRWHEAFVLQAALLQQRQFVRSLSATRRAPGRLLERFDEALPFPRTPDQIGVGAQIESDLEGDWPMNRLVQGEVGSGKTLVALRAMLQVAESGGQSALIAPTEVLAAQHVRSIARMLGPQLAPELMPTLLTGQLPAAERRKAALRAASGQARIVVGTHALLSESTTFADLGLVVVDEQHRFGVEQRESLRAKGSSPHALVLTATPIPRTVAMTVFGDLDVSTIRTMPAGRAGIETFVAPLAEKPGWFARVWDRIAEEVAQGRQAFVVCAAIDAEAGAKDDTADEPIGQDDDEPARTRWGVVQAAELLSRHPAFGDIRIQILHGRMPAEEKDAVMQAFARGDVDVLVATTVVEVGVDVPNASTMAILEADRFGVSQLHQLRGRVGRGGVPGLCLLVTEAPAGSSARARVDAVASTLDGFALAEVDLELRGEGDVLGDAQSGARSSLRLLRVVKDADLIAEARIAAERIFDEDPALLQHGGLTAAIERRVGQQERAALAKS, encoded by the coding sequence ATGCCCGGCCTCTCCCTCGATTCCCGACTCGACGGCGCGGTCGGAGGCAAGACCGCGAAGGCGCTCGAGCGCGCGTTCGGCATGAGGACGGTCGGAGACCTTGTCGCGCACTATCCGCGTCGCTACGCGCGCCGGGGCGAGCTGACCCCGATCTCGTCGCTGCCCGTGGGCGAGGCGGTGACGATCGTGGCCGAGGTCAGGCGGGCGAACGAGCGGCGCATGCAGTACCGCAAGGGAAGCATCCTCGAGGTCGTCATCAGCGACGGGCACGGCGATCTCTCGCTGACGTTCTTCAACCAGTCCTGGCGGATCAAAGACCTGCATCCCGGCCGGCGGGGGATCTTCGCCGGCAAGGTCGGCGAGTACCGGGGGGCGAAGCAGCTCGCCCACCCCGACTACGAGCTGTTCGAGGACGAAGACACCGCGCGCATGAACGCGCAAGCCTACGCCCATCTCCCCATACCCATCTACCCGGCGACGTCGGCGGTCGCCAGCTGGCAGTTCAAGAAGATCATCGACCTCGTCCTCGACGGGCTCGGCCCCATCCCGGATCCCCTCCCCGGCGGCCTTCGCGACCGGCATGGCCTCCTCGACGCGCGCACGGCGATCGAGCGCATCCACCGGCCGGACTTCGAGGACCAGATCGAGCAGGCCCGCGAGACGCTCCGCTGGCACGAGGCCTTCGTGCTGCAGGCGGCGCTCCTGCAGCAGCGGCAGTTCGTGCGGTCGCTCTCGGCGACCAGGCGCGCGCCCGGACGCCTGCTCGAGCGATTCGACGAGGCCCTTCCCTTCCCGCGCACGCCGGACCAGATCGGGGTGGGCGCGCAGATCGAGAGCGACCTCGAGGGCGACTGGCCCATGAACAGGCTGGTCCAGGGCGAGGTGGGCTCGGGGAAGACGCTCGTCGCGCTGCGCGCGATGCTGCAGGTCGCCGAGAGCGGCGGCCAGTCGGCCCTCATCGCCCCGACCGAAGTGCTCGCCGCCCAGCACGTGCGCTCGATCGCGCGGATGCTCGGTCCCCAGCTCGCGCCGGAGCTCATGCCCACCCTCCTCACCGGTCAGCTGCCGGCGGCCGAGCGGCGGAAGGCGGCCCTGCGGGCCGCGTCCGGGCAGGCGCGCATCGTGGTGGGCACGCACGCGCTGCTGAGCGAGTCGACGACCTTCGCCGATCTCGGGCTGGTGGTGGTCGACGAACAGCACCGCTTCGGCGTCGAGCAGCGCGAGTCGCTGCGCGCGAAGGGCTCGTCGCCGCACGCTCTCGTGCTGACCGCGACGCCCATCCCGCGGACGGTCGCGATGACCGTCTTCGGCGATCTCGACGTCTCGACCATCCGCACGATGCCCGCCGGACGGGCGGGCATCGAGACGTTCGTCGCGCCGCTCGCCGAGAAGCCCGGCTGGTTCGCCCGGGTCTGGGACCGCATCGCCGAGGAGGTCGCGCAGGGGCGTCAGGCCTTCGTCGTCTGCGCGGCGATCGACGCCGAAGCCGGAGCGAAGGACGACACGGCGGACGAGCCGATCGGGCAGGACGACGATGAGCCGGCCCGCACACGCTGGGGCGTCGTCCAGGCGGCGGAGCTCCTGTCCCGGCATCCCGCGTTCGGCGACATCCGCATCCAGATCCTCCATGGCCGGATGCCGGCGGAGGAGAAGGATGCCGTCATGCAGGCGTTCGCGCGGGGAGACGTCGACGTGCTCGTCGCCACGACGGTCGTCGAGGTGGGGGTCGACGTGCCGAACGCCTCGACGATGGCGATCCTCGAGGCGGACCGGTTCGGGGTATCGCAGCTGCACCAGCTGCGGGGGCGCGTCGGCCGCGGCGGGGTACCCGGCCTGTGCCTGCTCGTGACGGAGGCGCCCGCCGGCTCGTCCGCCCGGGCGCGAGTGGACGCCGTGGCCTCGACGCTCGACGGCTTCGCGCTCGCCGAAGTCGACCTCGAGCTGCGTGGCGAGGGGGACGTGCTGGGCGACGCGCAGTCCGGGGCCCGGTCCTCGCTCCGGCTGCTGCGCGTCGTGAAGGACGCCGATCTCATCGCCGAGGCACGCATCGCGGCCGAGAGGATCTTCGACGAGGACCCGGCCCTGCTGCAGCACGGCGGCCTGACCGCGGCGATCGAACGCCGCGTCGGGCAGCAGGAGCGGGCGGCGCTGGCGAAGTCGTGA
- the rpmF gene encoding 50S ribosomal protein L32 codes for MAGNPPKRKVSRSNTRSRRAQWKAEAPTLVKTIENGKVVYSRPHQAKVVTDSQGTELFLEYKGRKVADV; via the coding sequence ATGGCAGGTAACCCCCCGAAGCGGAAGGTCTCCCGTTCGAACACGCGCTCGCGTCGCGCGCAGTGGAAGGCCGAGGCCCCCACGCTGGTCAAGACCATCGAGAACGGCAAGGTCGTCTACAGCCGTCCGCACCAGGCGAAGGTCGTCACCGACTCGCAGGGCACCGAGCTGTTCCTCGAGTACAAGGGCCGCAAGGTCGCCGACGTCTGA
- a CDS encoding GNAT family N-acetyltransferase yields the protein MSTTTITGVEFRPLTIPDSIDSPDARDFLDMVDVRNRIYAEISGHGDHSIVADELLPHYRPTEYEKRLVWLVLRDGVPVGRVGADVPLHEGSKNVFWLIELLRQARGQGIGSAGYELIEQTAREHGRTVLQSWAEHPAAPGPRIDSPTGFGSIPEDDAARFYLRHGYTLEQVERNSALDLQGSFDEIERLLAEAQAASTGYRVVQWSPPTPPEFVEGYAWMKSRMNTDAPAAGLEFDEEGWDAARVARHDALYTESGRLLLVTAAQHIETGELCAFNELVIGKDRTEASHQEDTLVLKQHRGHRLGMLVKCTGLLSWREIATESPRMITYNAEENRPMLDINEAIGFAPIAYEGAWKKVLDD from the coding sequence ATGAGCACCACCACGATCACCGGCGTCGAGTTCCGACCGCTGACCATCCCCGACTCCATCGACTCCCCGGACGCACGCGACTTCCTCGACATGGTCGACGTGCGAAACCGCATCTACGCCGAGATCTCCGGTCACGGCGATCACTCCATCGTCGCCGACGAGCTGCTTCCCCACTACCGCCCCACCGAGTACGAGAAGCGGCTGGTATGGCTGGTGCTGCGCGACGGCGTGCCCGTCGGACGCGTAGGCGCCGACGTCCCTCTGCACGAGGGATCCAAGAACGTGTTCTGGCTCATCGAGCTCCTTCGCCAGGCGCGTGGCCAGGGCATCGGCTCCGCCGGCTACGAGCTCATCGAGCAGACCGCCCGCGAGCACGGCCGCACGGTCCTGCAGTCGTGGGCCGAGCATCCGGCGGCCCCCGGTCCCCGCATCGACTCGCCGACGGGCTTCGGCTCGATCCCCGAGGACGACGCGGCACGCTTCTACCTGCGGCACGGGTACACCCTCGAGCAGGTCGAGCGCAACAGCGCCCTCGACCTACAGGGCTCCTTCGACGAGATCGAGCGGCTGCTGGCCGAGGCGCAGGCGGCCTCGACGGGGTATCGCGTCGTGCAGTGGTCTCCCCCGACGCCCCCGGAGTTCGTCGAGGGCTACGCATGGATGAAGTCGCGCATGAACACCGACGCACCCGCGGCCGGACTCGAGTTCGACGAGGAGGGCTGGGATGCCGCGCGCGTCGCCCGCCACGACGCCCTGTACACCGAGTCGGGCAGGCTCCTCCTCGTGACGGCCGCACAGCACATCGAGACCGGCGAGCTGTGCGCATTCAACGAGCTCGTCATCGGCAAGGACCGCACCGAAGCATCCCATCAGGAGGACACCCTGGTGCTCAAGCAGCACCGCGGCCATCGGCTGGGCATGCTCGTCAAGTGCACGGGACTCCTCTCGTGGCGCGAGATCGCGACGGAGTCGCCGCGGATGATCACGTACAACGCAGAGGAGAACCGCCCGATGCTCGACATCAACGAGGCGATCGGATTCGCGCCGATCGCGTATGAGGGCGCATGGAAGAAGGTGCTCGATGACTGA
- the rnc gene encoding ribonuclease III produces MDAGLLSLALTHRSYAYEHGQIPHNERLEFLGDSVLGQAVTVRLFTHHPELDEGLLAKRRASVVSTVALADVGRRIGLGDHVLLGRGEQLTGGRDKDSILADTLEAIIGATYLSNGPDAATSLVIRLIEPLLDDPDRYGAAMDPKTSLQELAARDGQAAPVYVVESTGPDHDRRFTATVSVGDVSAQGTGTSKKHAEAAAALGAWRLLSGRA; encoded by the coding sequence ATCGACGCCGGGCTTCTGTCGCTCGCCCTCACGCACCGTTCCTACGCGTACGAGCACGGCCAGATCCCCCACAACGAGCGCCTCGAGTTCCTCGGCGACTCCGTCCTGGGGCAGGCGGTCACCGTCCGGCTGTTCACGCATCACCCCGAGCTCGACGAGGGCTTGCTCGCCAAGCGCCGCGCCTCGGTGGTGTCGACCGTCGCCCTCGCCGACGTCGGGCGGCGCATCGGCTTGGGCGACCACGTCCTCCTCGGACGCGGTGAGCAGCTCACCGGAGGCCGCGACAAGGACTCGATCCTCGCCGACACGCTCGAAGCCATCATCGGCGCGACCTACCTGTCCAACGGGCCGGACGCCGCTACGTCCCTCGTGATCCGGCTGATCGAGCCGCTCCTCGACGATCCGGACCGCTACGGAGCGGCGATGGATCCGAAGACGAGCCTGCAGGAGCTCGCCGCCCGCGACGGCCAGGCGGCTCCGGTCTACGTCGTGGAGTCGACCGGCCCCGACCACGACCGCCGCTTCACCGCGACGGTCTCGGTCGGTGACGTGTCGGCCCAGGGGACGGGTACGAGCAAGAAGCACGCCGAGGCGGCGGCGGCGCTCGGAGCGTGGCGCCTGCTGAGCGGGCGTGCCTGA
- the mutM gene encoding bifunctional DNA-formamidopyrimidine glycosylase/DNA-(apurinic or apyrimidinic site) lyase, producing MPELPEVEVVRAGLEPAVAGALITGVTVLDERALTRHAGGAADFEAALTGRSIEGAARRGKFLWLPLLPAQGAVPVDAIVGHLGMSGQLLLRSPGAPAERHERVRLDIHHPSHGEISVVFADQRTFGSLAVDALLPTPDAAPGGRGTHAAAVPTQVAHIARDPLDPAFSDRGFRTALSRKNSAVKRVLLDQSVVSGVGNIYADEALWASRIHPETPARALSTRAANRLLLEVRAVLEKALAEGGTSFDAQYVNVNGQAGYFAHSLHAYGRTGEPCPRCGRPIVRVSFMNRSSHYCPHCQRQPRPAQPPG from the coding sequence GTGCCTGAGCTCCCCGAGGTCGAGGTCGTTCGCGCCGGCCTCGAGCCCGCCGTCGCCGGCGCCCTCATCACCGGCGTGACGGTGCTCGACGAGCGCGCGCTCACGCGGCACGCGGGCGGCGCCGCCGATTTCGAGGCGGCCCTCACCGGGCGGTCGATCGAGGGGGCCGCGCGCCGCGGCAAGTTCCTCTGGCTGCCGCTCCTGCCCGCTCAGGGTGCCGTCCCGGTCGATGCCATCGTCGGCCACCTGGGCATGAGCGGTCAGCTTCTCCTGCGATCGCCCGGCGCTCCGGCAGAGCGTCACGAGCGCGTGCGACTCGACATCCACCACCCCTCGCACGGCGAGATCTCCGTCGTCTTCGCCGACCAGCGCACCTTCGGATCGCTCGCCGTGGACGCGCTGCTCCCGACGCCCGATGCAGCGCCGGGAGGCCGGGGGACGCACGCCGCCGCCGTCCCGACACAGGTCGCCCACATCGCGCGCGACCCGCTCGATCCGGCGTTCTCCGATCGCGGGTTCCGCACCGCCCTGAGCCGCAAGAACTCGGCCGTCAAGCGCGTGCTGCTCGATCAGTCCGTCGTGAGCGGAGTGGGCAACATCTACGCCGACGAGGCGCTCTGGGCTTCCCGCATCCATCCGGAGACACCCGCCCGCGCGCTCTCGACCCGGGCCGCCAACCGGCTGCTGCTCGAGGTGCGCGCGGTGCTCGAGAAGGCCCTCGCCGAGGGCGGGACGAGCTTCGACGCGCAGTACGTCAACGTGAACGGGCAGGCGGGCTACTTCGCGCACTCGCTCCACGCCTACGGACGCACGGGGGAGCCGTGCCCGCGGTGCGGGCGGCCGATCGTGCGCGTCTCGTTCATGAACCGGTCGAGCCACTACTGCCCGCACTGCCAGCGTCAACCGCGGCCGGCGCAGCCTCCCGGCTGA
- a CDS encoding DUF177 domain-containing protein: MREHTLDVVAPAKWGEGLVSVAEGEPIVVDVRLESVHEGILATGEAETEYTGVCGRCLRDIAETLKVEFQELFAYPGEEATDFEVQDDHVDLETPVRDAIVLSLPFQPVCEPDCPGLDPVTGERLTGSTGSEPVAPIDPRWAALQDYTQDHDDDAPRPVPGS, encoded by the coding sequence ATGCGGGAGCACACGCTCGACGTCGTCGCCCCCGCGAAGTGGGGAGAGGGACTCGTCTCGGTCGCCGAGGGCGAGCCGATCGTGGTAGACGTCCGACTGGAGTCGGTGCACGAAGGGATCCTCGCCACGGGCGAGGCCGAGACCGAGTACACCGGCGTCTGCGGACGCTGCCTCCGCGACATCGCCGAGACGCTCAAAGTCGAGTTTCAGGAGCTTTTCGCGTATCCTGGGGAGGAAGCAACTGACTTCGAGGTTCAAGACGACCACGTGGATCTTGAAACTCCGGTCAGGGATGCGATCGTCCTGTCGCTTCCGTTTCAGCCGGTGTGTGAGCCGGATTGCCCCGGCCTCGATCCGGTCACGGGTGAGCGACTCACCGGAAGCACCGGATCAGAGCCCGTCGCTCCCATCGATCCACGCTGGGCAGCGCTCCAGGACTACACCCAAGACCACGACGACGACGCCCCGCGCCCTGTGCCGGGCAGCTGA
- a CDS encoding GNAT family N-acetyltransferase yields MTETAAPPLTIGRIVVPATVDAPDAGPFLEMVRLGNAVCLHDAGHDDLHQEPLEALGFWQDQRDWGQTGFWAERDGRILGAVTLRYAQDETATTSDFDLLVDPEHWGEGVEEALLAAAEEEARALGRTVLQTWTLHRPGTTGPRLQPSTGWGEVPADDRQTVFQLENGFTLEQVERNRAFDLRGSFALVESMLAQALAFAGEDYRVVSWTAPPTPEEFQDGYAYAISRMSTDVPQGGMVIEEEKWDAERVRRRDARIAAQGQVVSVACVQHVPTGVIAAYNELVIAADDRSGATHQYGTLVLKEHRGHRLGTIVKCANLLRWREIAPESPRVSTFNAEENRPMLDINEAIGFTPVSYAGAWKKILA; encoded by the coding sequence ATGACTGAGACGGCCGCCCCACCGCTCACGATCGGACGCATCGTCGTCCCCGCGACGGTCGACGCCCCCGACGCCGGGCCCTTCCTCGAGATGGTCCGCCTCGGCAACGCCGTCTGCCTGCACGACGCCGGGCACGACGATCTGCATCAGGAGCCTCTCGAGGCGCTGGGGTTCTGGCAGGACCAGCGCGACTGGGGGCAGACCGGCTTCTGGGCCGAGCGCGACGGCCGCATCCTCGGCGCGGTGACGCTCCGCTACGCCCAGGACGAGACCGCGACGACGTCCGACTTCGACCTGCTCGTCGACCCCGAGCACTGGGGCGAGGGTGTCGAGGAGGCACTCCTCGCCGCGGCGGAAGAGGAGGCGCGGGCACTGGGGCGCACCGTCCTCCAGACCTGGACGCTGCATCGACCCGGGACCACCGGGCCGAGGCTGCAGCCGTCGACGGGCTGGGGCGAGGTGCCGGCGGACGATCGCCAGACGGTGTTCCAGCTCGAGAACGGCTTCACGCTCGAGCAGGTGGAGCGCAACAGGGCCTTCGATCTGCGCGGCTCGTTCGCCCTCGTGGAGTCGATGCTCGCTCAAGCCCTCGCCTTCGCCGGGGAGGACTATCGCGTCGTCAGCTGGACGGCGCCGCCGACCCCCGAGGAGTTCCAGGACGGCTACGCCTACGCGATCTCCCGCATGTCGACGGACGTCCCGCAGGGCGGCATGGTCATCGAAGAGGAGAAGTGGGATGCCGAGCGCGTGCGCCGCCGGGATGCCCGCATCGCCGCGCAGGGGCAGGTCGTGTCGGTCGCTTGCGTCCAGCATGTCCCGACGGGGGTGATCGCGGCGTACAACGAGCTCGTGATCGCGGCCGACGACCGGTCCGGCGCGACCCATCAGTACGGCACGCTCGTGCTGAAGGAGCACAGGGGCCACCGACTCGGGACGATCGTCAAGTGCGCCAACCTGCTGCGGTGGCGCGAGATCGCACCCGAGTCGCCGCGCGTCTCGACGTTCAACGCCGAGGAGAACCGGCCAATGCTCGACATCAACGAGGCGATCGGCTTCACGCCGGTGTCGTACGCGGGCGCCTGGAAGAAGATCCTCGCGTAG
- the coaD gene encoding pantetheine-phosphate adenylyltransferase, with product MSSRIAVVPGSFDPPTLGHLDVIRRAASLYDQLHVLVVHNPRKEAMLPIAQRQALLEQSIAESDIDTEVVVASWSVGLLVDYATDVGAGVLVKGIRSQVDVAYETPMAIVNRHLAHVETVFLLPDPAHALVSSSLVRQVASLGGDVTPYVPPAVARFLGTPASGL from the coding sequence ATGAGCAGCCGGATCGCCGTCGTCCCTGGTTCGTTCGATCCGCCGACCCTCGGCCACCTCGACGTCATCCGGCGGGCGGCGTCGCTGTACGACCAGCTGCATGTGCTCGTCGTGCACAATCCCCGCAAGGAGGCCATGCTGCCGATCGCGCAGCGGCAGGCGCTCCTCGAGCAGTCGATCGCCGAGAGCGACATCGACACAGAGGTCGTGGTCGCGTCGTGGAGCGTCGGACTGCTCGTGGACTACGCGACGGATGTCGGGGCCGGCGTGCTGGTCAAGGGCATCCGTTCACAGGTGGACGTGGCCTACGAGACCCCCATGGCGATCGTGAACCGCCACCTCGCCCACGTCGAGACGGTCTTCCTCCTCCCGGACCCCGCGCACGCCCTCGTCTCGAGCTCGCTCGTGCGCCAGGTCGCATCGCTCGGCGGCGATGTCACGCCGTACGTGCCGCCCGCCGTGGCGCGCTTCCTGGGAACTCCCGCCAGCGGCCTCTGA
- a CDS encoding 1-acyl-sn-glycerol-3-phosphate acyltransferase produces MIRRSIARLYWAFSRWRLVSEPAPARPTVVLGVPHTSNWDFVLMLAIAWRLGMKIRWLGKASLFRGWRSPVMHALGGIPVDRADASRVVSEVVARIGEDGTFGLVVTPEGTRTGGAYWKSGFYRIARDAGLGVTFGYVDRTTMTTGLGPTIELTGDVGADMHTIRAFYADKSGLRPERRIEPRLREEQLDEGGAP; encoded by the coding sequence GTGATCCGCCGCTCCATCGCCCGCCTCTACTGGGCGTTCAGCCGGTGGAGGCTCGTCTCCGAGCCCGCCCCCGCGCGCCCCACCGTCGTGCTCGGCGTCCCTCACACGTCGAACTGGGACTTCGTGCTCATGCTCGCCATCGCGTGGCGACTCGGCATGAAGATCCGCTGGCTGGGGAAGGCGAGCCTCTTCCGCGGCTGGCGGTCCCCTGTCATGCATGCGCTCGGCGGCATCCCCGTGGACCGCGCCGACGCGTCACGAGTGGTGTCCGAAGTCGTCGCGCGAATCGGTGAGGACGGCACCTTCGGTCTCGTCGTGACGCCCGAGGGAACTCGCACCGGCGGCGCCTACTGGAAGTCGGGCTTCTACCGGATCGCCCGCGACGCGGGGCTCGGTGTGACCTTCGGATACGTCGACCGCACGACGATGACCACGGGGCTCGGTCCCACGATCGAGCTGACCGGGGACGTGGGCGCCGACATGCACACGATCCGGGCGTTCTACGCCGACAAATCCGGACTTCGTCCGGAGCGCCGCATCGAGCCGAGACTGCGCGAGGAGCAGCTCGACGAGGGTGGCGCGCCGTGA